From Musa acuminata AAA Group cultivar baxijiao chromosome BXJ3-8, Cavendish_Baxijiao_AAA, whole genome shotgun sequence, one genomic window encodes:
- the LOC103994038 gene encoding protein yippee-like: MGRLFLVSLEGKIYSCKHCQAHLALVDDIVSRSFHCRHGKAYLFNKVVNVTAGIKEDRMMMTGLHTVSDIFCVGCGAIVGWKYEAAHEKAQKYKEGKIVLERFKLTGPDGSRYWVTHDAHMGGSDADDA; this comes from the exons ATGGGGCGGTTGTTTCTGGTTAGCCTCGAAGGCAAGATCTATAGCTGCAAGCACTGTCAGGCTCATCTCGCCCTCGTCGACGACATCGTCTCCAGG TCCTTCCATTGCAGGCACGGGAAAGCTTATCTCTTCAATAAGGT TGTGAATGTGACGGCCGGAATTAAAGAGGATCGGATGATGATGACAGGGTTGCATACTGTTTCTGATATTTTCTGTGTTGGTTGTGGGGCAATTGTTGGATGGAAATAT GAGGCTGCTCATGAAAAGGCCCAGAAGTACAAGGAAGGAAAAATTGTTCTTGAAAG GTTTAAGTTGACAGGGCCTGATGGAAGTCGGTACTGGGTAACTCATGATGCTCATATGGGTGGCAGTGATGCTGACGACGCATGA
- the LOC103994037 gene encoding uncharacterized protein LOC103994037 isoform X1 has product MNRSFRAGAATGRTVTKEADEELALFLEMRKLEKERNNLLLHGAGELDPPLGNVVIRFSFLEEMTSFCSFYPLSAVSCRFLASNTFTLAALFYVSCIVGAKPGTAPIFKIASSAPARKAGIDDFLNSDSEKNDYDWLLTPPGTPLFPSLDTESKRSPVGSTGTPKARPTVLKSRLANSPDPSRSTLAPRQPASSSGLNSAIGTRRPSSSGGPTHSSSRPATPTGRSTLPAASKPTRPSTPPSRTTLPSKSLAPPRSSTPVRSSTPTSRPSVPVVSKPSSRSATPTRRPSVPSTVSSSSAPSSRSSSVTKSGPTISKSSVPPHGSSPTIKPRPLKPTDIPGFSLDAPPNLRTTLPERPSSASRGRPGAPSSRSSSVEPGPNIRPRRQSCSPSRGRVPNGNVHKGSSIPPSSRPQASGSDNVNPVIIGNKMVERIVNMRRLAPPKQDEQRSSHNNFSGKSSLSPDGAGFGRTLSKKSLDMALRHMDIRRSVPNSLRPLMANIPASSVYSVRSGATRSRTVSVSDSPLATSSTVSSEQSVNNNMLGLDGSEIEDEITSDKRGRCPPAVPYTR; this is encoded by the exons ATGAATCGGAGCTTTAGGGCAGGAGCAGCGACAGGGAGAACGGTGACGAAAGAGGCGGACGAGGAGCTCGCCCTCTTTCTCGAGATGCGCAAGCTGGAGAAGGAGCGGAACAACCTTCTCCTGCACGGCGCCGGCGAGCTCGATCCGCCTCTGGGTAATGTCGTCATTAGGTTTTCCTTTCTTGAAGAAATGACCAGTTTTTGTTCCTTTTACCCTCTCTCGGCCGTCAGCTGCAGATTCCTTGCTAGCAATACGTTTACTTTGGCCGCTCTTTTCTATGTTTCCTGCATTGTAGGGGCTAAACCTGGGACTGCTCCCATATTCAAGATCGCCTCATCAGCACCGGCGCGCAAGGCTGGAATCGATGACTTTCTGAATTCGGACAGTGAAAAGAATGACTATGACTG gcTTCTTACGCCACCAGGTACTCCACTTTTTCCATCTCTAGATACTGAATCTAAAAGATCTCCTGTTGGCAGCACTGGGACTCCAAAAGCTCGCCCCACGGTGCTGAAATCTAGG TTAGCAAATTCTCCAGATCCTTCAAGGAGCACACTGGCACCAAGGCAACCAGCATCATCATCTGGCTTGAACTCTGCGATTGGAACCCGCAGACCATCATCATCTGGTGGTCCTACTCATAGTTCATCTAGACCTGCAACTCCAACCGGACGTTCAACGTTACCTGCTGCTTCAAAACCAACAAGACCTTCCACTCCCCCTTCTCGAACTACTTtgccgtcaaagtcattggctcCACCACGATCGTCAACACCTGTTAGATCTTCCACGCCGACATCTAGGCCATCAGTGCCGGTAGTCAGCAAGCCTTCATCAAGGTCAGCTACCCCTACAAGACGACCTTCTGTGCCATCTACTGTATCATCCAGTTCTGCTCCATCAAGTAGATCATCTTCTGTCACGAAGTCAGGTCCAACAATATCTAAAAGTTCAGTGCCGCCACATGGAAGCTCTCCAACCATAAAACCTAGACCATTGAAACCCACAGACATCCCTGGTTTTTCTCTGGATGCACCCCCAAATTTAAGGACAACATTGCCTGAGAGACCCTCCTCAGCTTCTCGGGGTAGACCTGGAGCTCCCAGCAGTCGATCATCTTCTGTTGAGCCTGGGCCAAACATCCGTCCAAGGAGACAGTCTTGCTCTCCATCCAGAGGGAGGGTTCCAAACGGTAATGTTCATAAAGGCAGTTCCATTCCACCATCAAGCAGACCACAAGCAAGTGGCAGTGACAATGTGAACCCTGTTATAATTGGAAATAAGATGGTTGAACGCATAGTGAACATGAGAAGACTTGCACCTCCGAAGCAAGATGAACAACGATCAAGCCATAATAACTTCTCTGGCAAGTCTTCTCTTTCACCAGATGGTGCTGGTTTTGGGAGGACTCTGTCAAAGAAATCACTGGACATGGCGTTGAGGCACATG GATATCAGGCGGAGTGTTCCTAACAGTTTGAGGCCATTGATGGCAAACATTCCAGCATCATCCGTCTATAGTGTGAGGTCAGGAGCCACCAGAAGCAGAACAGTCAGTGTTTCGGACTCTCCTCTGGCCACAAGCAGCACAGTCAGTTCTGAACAAAGTGTCAATAATAACATGCTCGGTCTCGATGGAAGTGAAATCGAAGATGAGATTACTAGTGATAAAAGGGGCAGGTGCCCTCCTGCTGTCCCCTACACCAGATGA
- the LOC103994037 gene encoding uncharacterized protein LOC103994037 isoform X2, with translation MNRSFRAGAATGRTVTKEADEELALFLEMRKLEKERNNLLLHGAGELDPPLGAKPGTAPIFKIASSAPARKAGIDDFLNSDSEKNDYDWLLTPPGTPLFPSLDTESKRSPVGSTGTPKARPTVLKSRLANSPDPSRSTLAPRQPASSSGLNSAIGTRRPSSSGGPTHSSSRPATPTGRSTLPAASKPTRPSTPPSRTTLPSKSLAPPRSSTPVRSSTPTSRPSVPVVSKPSSRSATPTRRPSVPSTVSSSSAPSSRSSSVTKSGPTISKSSVPPHGSSPTIKPRPLKPTDIPGFSLDAPPNLRTTLPERPSSASRGRPGAPSSRSSSVEPGPNIRPRRQSCSPSRGRVPNGNVHKGSSIPPSSRPQASGSDNVNPVIIGNKMVERIVNMRRLAPPKQDEQRSSHNNFSGKSSLSPDGAGFGRTLSKKSLDMALRHMDIRRSVPNSLRPLMANIPASSVYSVRSGATRSRTVSVSDSPLATSSTVSSEQSVNNNMLGLDGSEIEDEITSDKRGRCPPAVPYTR, from the exons ATGAATCGGAGCTTTAGGGCAGGAGCAGCGACAGGGAGAACGGTGACGAAAGAGGCGGACGAGGAGCTCGCCCTCTTTCTCGAGATGCGCAAGCTGGAGAAGGAGCGGAACAACCTTCTCCTGCACGGCGCCGGCGAGCTCGATCCGCCTCTGG GGGCTAAACCTGGGACTGCTCCCATATTCAAGATCGCCTCATCAGCACCGGCGCGCAAGGCTGGAATCGATGACTTTCTGAATTCGGACAGTGAAAAGAATGACTATGACTG gcTTCTTACGCCACCAGGTACTCCACTTTTTCCATCTCTAGATACTGAATCTAAAAGATCTCCTGTTGGCAGCACTGGGACTCCAAAAGCTCGCCCCACGGTGCTGAAATCTAGG TTAGCAAATTCTCCAGATCCTTCAAGGAGCACACTGGCACCAAGGCAACCAGCATCATCATCTGGCTTGAACTCTGCGATTGGAACCCGCAGACCATCATCATCTGGTGGTCCTACTCATAGTTCATCTAGACCTGCAACTCCAACCGGACGTTCAACGTTACCTGCTGCTTCAAAACCAACAAGACCTTCCACTCCCCCTTCTCGAACTACTTtgccgtcaaagtcattggctcCACCACGATCGTCAACACCTGTTAGATCTTCCACGCCGACATCTAGGCCATCAGTGCCGGTAGTCAGCAAGCCTTCATCAAGGTCAGCTACCCCTACAAGACGACCTTCTGTGCCATCTACTGTATCATCCAGTTCTGCTCCATCAAGTAGATCATCTTCTGTCACGAAGTCAGGTCCAACAATATCTAAAAGTTCAGTGCCGCCACATGGAAGCTCTCCAACCATAAAACCTAGACCATTGAAACCCACAGACATCCCTGGTTTTTCTCTGGATGCACCCCCAAATTTAAGGACAACATTGCCTGAGAGACCCTCCTCAGCTTCTCGGGGTAGACCTGGAGCTCCCAGCAGTCGATCATCTTCTGTTGAGCCTGGGCCAAACATCCGTCCAAGGAGACAGTCTTGCTCTCCATCCAGAGGGAGGGTTCCAAACGGTAATGTTCATAAAGGCAGTTCCATTCCACCATCAAGCAGACCACAAGCAAGTGGCAGTGACAATGTGAACCCTGTTATAATTGGAAATAAGATGGTTGAACGCATAGTGAACATGAGAAGACTTGCACCTCCGAAGCAAGATGAACAACGATCAAGCCATAATAACTTCTCTGGCAAGTCTTCTCTTTCACCAGATGGTGCTGGTTTTGGGAGGACTCTGTCAAAGAAATCACTGGACATGGCGTTGAGGCACATG GATATCAGGCGGAGTGTTCCTAACAGTTTGAGGCCATTGATGGCAAACATTCCAGCATCATCCGTCTATAGTGTGAGGTCAGGAGCCACCAGAAGCAGAACAGTCAGTGTTTCGGACTCTCCTCTGGCCACAAGCAGCACAGTCAGTTCTGAACAAAGTGTCAATAATAACATGCTCGGTCTCGATGGAAGTGAAATCGAAGATGAGATTACTAGTGATAAAAGGGGCAGGTGCCCTCCTGCTGTCCCCTACACCAGATGA